Proteins from a genomic interval of Paenibacillus sp. FSL R5-0623:
- a CDS encoding M14 family metallopeptidase, translated as MDLQWIIVQRGDTLPRIASAHYMTKELLAALNPEVASQPYLLAGQMLRIVPGTGRRYAVPPGESVGEIAGRFGMDEEVLRQANPEITNGTDWVGRCIHIPASNGKTIVKIQGEYGYRELIRDIDKLENQYPFIETGSIGTSVMGKSLPYLRIGQGSRHIHVNASVHANEWLTTVVLMKFIEEYAEAYSADRTWHQYQTERWMQETTLWAVPMVNPDGVELVQEGVVNQHPHAQQLLAWNADRSHFTHWKANIRGVDLNDQFPAHWDEEAARRGVTSPGPRDYAGKAPLTEPEAQALAQWTQQHTFDAVVSLHSQGQEIYWNYRDLEPRESGPLSRRLAKASGYKAVKLGGSDAGYKDWFIQDFGRPGFTVEVGLGVNPLPVEQFDDICIEVGMLLAELLSNGQ; from the coding sequence ATGGATCTACAGTGGATTATTGTTCAGCGGGGAGATACGTTGCCGCGAATTGCGTCAGCACACTATATGACCAAAGAGCTCCTTGCTGCACTAAACCCGGAAGTGGCTTCCCAGCCATACTTGCTGGCAGGTCAGATGCTGCGTATTGTCCCCGGGACAGGTCGCAGATACGCTGTACCGCCTGGAGAAAGTGTAGGGGAGATTGCAGGGAGATTTGGAATGGACGAAGAGGTGTTGCGCCAGGCCAATCCCGAAATCACCAATGGAACCGACTGGGTTGGTCGCTGTATTCATATTCCGGCTTCGAATGGAAAAACTATAGTGAAGATTCAGGGAGAGTATGGTTATCGAGAATTAATCAGGGATATAGACAAGCTGGAGAATCAATACCCGTTTATCGAGACGGGGTCCATTGGAACAAGTGTTATGGGGAAGTCGCTGCCTTATTTGCGAATTGGGCAAGGGTCGAGACATATCCATGTTAACGCTTCCGTTCATGCTAATGAATGGTTAACAACAGTAGTTCTGATGAAGTTTATCGAGGAATATGCCGAGGCGTATAGTGCGGATAGGACATGGCATCAATACCAGACAGAACGCTGGATGCAAGAGACGACACTCTGGGCCGTGCCGATGGTTAATCCGGACGGGGTCGAACTGGTTCAGGAAGGTGTGGTCAATCAGCATCCACATGCACAGCAGTTGTTAGCCTGGAATGCCGACAGATCACATTTCACCCATTGGAAGGCCAACATCAGAGGGGTGGATCTGAATGATCAATTTCCAGCCCATTGGGATGAAGAAGCAGCGAGAAGAGGTGTGACCTCACCTGGCCCCAGGGATTATGCAGGGAAAGCGCCATTGACAGAACCGGAGGCACAGGCGCTTGCGCAGTGGACGCAGCAACATACATTTGATGCGGTAGTATCCCTGCATAGTCAGGGACAGGAGATTTATTGGAACTATCGCGATCTTGAACCCAGGGAGAGTGGACCGCTGTCGCGCAGACTCGCCAAAGCTTCCGGCTACAAGGCGGTGAAGCTCGGTGGCAGTGATGCCGGATACAAGGACTGGTTTATTCAAGATTTCGGTAGACCGGGCTTCACGGTAGAAGTTGGATTGGGTGTTAATCCGCTTCCCGTAGAACAGTTTGATGATATTTGTATAGAAGTGGGAATGTTGCTGGCTGAACTGTTATCCAATGGACAATGA
- a CDS encoding aldo/keto reductase yields MTKHITDCTILNNGVTMPWLGFGTYKAKGKEVQQAVETALEVGYRSIDTASIYGNEEEVGQAIASSGVARNELFVTTKLWNEDQGFDSTLRAFEASQKALGLNVIDLYLIHWPGRDQYKETWRAFERLYSEGSIRAIGVSNFQVHHLQDIIDEGGTVPAVNQVELHPGLIQQELQDFCGAQGIQLEAWSPIMKGKLNQESTLKALAQKYGKTPAQIILRWDIQNQIVTIPKSVTPERIRENADIFDFELTPDELRQIDALDSDKRTGPHPDQLFWD; encoded by the coding sequence ATGACAAAACATATTACAGATTGTACAATTCTGAACAACGGAGTAACGATGCCATGGCTAGGATTTGGAACATATAAAGCAAAAGGTAAGGAAGTGCAACAGGCGGTTGAGACCGCTTTGGAGGTTGGATATCGGAGTATTGATACCGCGTCCATCTATGGCAATGAAGAAGAAGTGGGACAAGCTATTGCAAGCAGTGGTGTTGCCCGTAACGAACTGTTTGTGACGACCAAGCTCTGGAATGAGGATCAGGGATTTGATTCAACGTTGAGAGCATTTGAAGCCAGTCAGAAAGCACTTGGACTGAATGTGATTGATCTTTACTTAATTCACTGGCCTGGCAGAGACCAGTATAAGGAGACGTGGAGAGCATTCGAACGTCTATATAGCGAAGGAAGCATCCGTGCGATTGGTGTGAGTAATTTTCAAGTTCACCATTTGCAAGATATCATAGATGAGGGCGGAACGGTGCCTGCGGTAAATCAGGTAGAGCTGCATCCAGGCCTGATCCAGCAGGAACTTCAGGATTTCTGTGGGGCGCAGGGAATTCAACTGGAGGCTTGGAGCCCGATCATGAAAGGCAAGCTGAACCAAGAGTCCACGCTCAAGGCGCTGGCCCAGAAATATGGGAAAACGCCAGCACAGATCATTCTGCGCTGGGACATTCAGAATCAGATTGTGACGATTCCGAAGTCGGTAACTCCAGAACGTATTCGTGAGAATGCGGACATCTTTGACTTTGAATTAACACCGGATGAATTGAGACAAATTGATGCACTGGATTCCGATAAGCGGACGGGTCCACATCCAGATCAACTTTTCTGGGATTAA
- a CDS encoding heme biosynthesis protein HemY: MNCKITRNAAKVLKLELDKPENEGKKLRVVITHAHGDHAHYGLDLDTPKENDTVVSTDKEIDVILANDQPLLNGVKIDYLYFPEEGFVITNPSQGNHGDH; the protein is encoded by the coding sequence ATGAACTGCAAAATTACGCGTAATGCTGCTAAAGTATTGAAGCTTGAATTGGACAAGCCGGAGAACGAAGGGAAAAAACTGCGCGTTGTCATCACACATGCACATGGTGACCATGCTCACTACGGGCTTGATCTCGACACACCAAAAGAAAATGATACAGTTGTATCTACCGATAAAGAGATTGATGTCATTCTCGCGAATGATCAGCCTTTGTTGAACGGTGTTAAAATTGACTACCTCTACTTCCCGGAAGAGGGATTTGTTATTACGAATCCGTCCCAAGGTAATCACGGCGACCACTAA
- the racE gene encoding glutamate racemase, whose protein sequence is MQQAIAILDSGVGGLTVAKEVMRQLPREKIIYFGDTARTPYGPRSSEQVKQFTEQIVDFLIQFDPKVIVIACNTATAAALEYIRGKVNMPVIGVIHPGARAAITATRTGRIGVIGTTGTIGSGAYTSALKQLSPYIDVVSQACPALVPLVEQGEFRSEHTTHTVEQSLGGIKQQPIDCLILGCTHYPFLMDTIQEVMGQEVKLISSADETAREISTILYDKRKLASGDETPVHQFFCTGDPRMFQNITRRWLGEQISKTPVVWQVTQLS, encoded by the coding sequence GTGCAGCAAGCAATCGCTATATTAGACTCCGGTGTGGGGGGATTGACGGTCGCCAAGGAAGTGATGCGTCAGCTCCCGCGGGAAAAGATCATTTATTTTGGGGATACTGCCCGGACACCGTACGGACCCCGTTCGTCCGAACAAGTAAAACAATTTACGGAACAAATCGTTGATTTCTTGATCCAATTCGATCCGAAGGTTATCGTTATCGCCTGTAACACAGCAACAGCAGCCGCGTTGGAGTATATCCGTGGCAAGGTGAATATGCCTGTCATTGGTGTTATACATCCGGGTGCGCGGGCCGCAATCACAGCGACACGTACAGGACGTATTGGTGTGATTGGTACCACGGGTACCATAGGTAGCGGGGCTTATACATCAGCACTCAAGCAGTTGTCCCCCTATATTGATGTGGTCAGTCAGGCTTGTCCGGCGCTGGTGCCGTTGGTGGAACAAGGTGAATTTCGTTCCGAGCACACGACACATACGGTGGAACAATCATTGGGCGGGATCAAACAACAGCCAATAGATTGTCTTATTCTGGGTTGTACGCATTATCCCTTTCTCATGGACACGATTCAGGAAGTTATGGGACAGGAAGTGAAATTAATCAGTTCAGCAGATGAAACGGCACGTGAAATCAGTACGATATTATATGATAAACGAAAGCTGGCCAGTGGGGATGAGACTCCGGTGCATCAATTTTTCTGCACGGGTGACCCGCGAATGTTCCAGAATATCACCCGTCGATGGTTGGGGGAGCAGATCTCCAAGACCCCTGTTGTCTGGCAGGTTACGCAATTATCATAG
- a CDS encoding helix-turn-helix transcriptional regulator: MPNQPEQHSIQAWSLINRKYLGKGVRVKRFRKPTRCQIRNRVLLAVLMANDIKLSQLAEDLSISSRSVSAWVYEGRIPGSTNLDKTCQLLGYPRHILFNEEVVRNSPVICQPESSRFMKRTVTRSPVSNRILTGLCMVHDLSVTDVSHWIGVHPGTFRKWLHQGTLPSAAFQEQAEQFFRIPKTILFADVILKDRRNN; the protein is encoded by the coding sequence ATGCCTAATCAACCAGAACAACATTCCATCCAGGCGTGGTCTCTGATCAACCGTAAATACTTGGGAAAAGGCGTCCGTGTTAAACGATTCCGAAAACCGACACGCTGTCAAATCCGCAACCGTGTTCTTCTTGCCGTGCTGATGGCCAATGATATCAAGTTGTCCCAGCTTGCTGAAGACCTCTCCATCTCTTCACGCAGTGTCAGTGCGTGGGTATATGAAGGACGGATACCCGGCAGTACCAATTTGGACAAGACTTGCCAATTACTCGGCTACCCGCGTCATATTCTCTTCAATGAAGAAGTTGTGCGTAATAGCCCTGTCATATGTCAACCCGAGTCATCTCGCTTCATGAAGCGTACGGTGACCCGTTCTCCGGTTAGTAACCGTATTTTGACAGGCTTGTGTATGGTCCATGATCTGTCGGTGACAGATGTCAGCCACTGGATCGGGGTTCATCCCGGCACTTTCCGCAAATGGCTGCATCAGGGAACACTGCCTTCTGCTGCATTTCAGGAACAAGCGGAGCAATTTTTCCGTATCCCGAAAACTATTTTGTTCGCAGATGTCATCTTGAAAGATCGTCGCAACAACTAA
- a CDS encoding cytidine deaminase, translated as MSSHTESLHIEQKLFDAAAKFVKQRYPQGWGGAGAVYTEAGSLLISVAPEVINDATHLCMETGAYLEAHKLNERVTHSLCIARDDEHSEFKILTPCGVCQERLFYWGEEVKAAVYDPSGQLVFKRLDEIQPYHWSKANRDK; from the coding sequence ATGTCATCACACACTGAATCACTCCATATTGAACAGAAATTGTTCGATGCAGCCGCAAAATTTGTGAAGCAACGTTATCCTCAGGGATGGGGCGGTGCGGGTGCCGTCTATACCGAAGCTGGCTCCCTGCTGATTAGTGTAGCTCCAGAGGTGATCAACGATGCCACGCATCTATGTATGGAAACAGGAGCTTATCTGGAAGCCCACAAATTGAACGAACGCGTCACCCACTCCCTCTGTATCGCTCGCGATGACGAGCATTCGGAATTTAAGATTCTTACACCTTGCGGTGTATGCCAGGAACGATTATTTTACTGGGGCGAAGAAGTCAAAGCTGCCGTATACGATCCTTCTGGTCAACTGGTCTTCAAGAGACTGGATGAGATTCAACCGTACCATTGGTCCAAGGCAAATCGGGATAAATAG
- a CDS encoding YtxH domain-containing protein, protein MKDSNKSLLWGALIGSVVGSVTALLLAPKSGRELRQDITEGARQVSEKGQELAGIVGEQSSQIVSKVKETADVVIQDIQSWRNCAEGKEIRISAAIVDNDIDKTVDEPGIDIVAKLPSDESKDDN, encoded by the coding sequence GTGAAGGATTCTAACAAAAGTTTGTTGTGGGGAGCTCTTATTGGCTCCGTGGTTGGTTCAGTAACGGCATTGTTGCTGGCGCCGAAATCGGGACGTGAACTTCGTCAGGATATTACAGAAGGTGCTCGTCAGGTATCGGAGAAAGGTCAAGAACTGGCTGGTATCGTGGGAGAACAAAGTTCGCAGATCGTATCCAAAGTTAAAGAGACCGCAGATGTCGTGATTCAGGATATTCAATCCTGGCGCAATTGCGCTGAAGGGAAAGAAATTCGCATATCGGCAGCCATTGTTGATAACGATATCGATAAAACAGTGGATGAACCCGGAATTGACATCGTAGCAAAGCTTCCTTCGGATGAGTCCAAGGACGACAACTAA
- a CDS encoding class I SAM-dependent RNA methyltransferase — protein MAQLQLIATSAMGLEAVVARELKQLGYEDVTIDNGRVFFTGDYIDICRCNLWLRSSDRVLVKMGEFPATTFDELFEGTKALPWEEWIPADGEFPVEGRSQKSQLSSVPASQGIVKKAIVEKLKLTYDTEWFPEDGSRYVIEVILLNDRALLTLDTTGPGLHKRGYRKLVTEAPLKETLAAALIQLSRWNVSRPFYDPCCGSGTMLIEAAMIGWNIAPGLRRTFNSEDWAVIPEELWEQAREEAFDAVRDDVPLQISGSDIDPEAIEVAMAAIKSAGFAKDIEVSVLPAHRARPQGEYGVIITNPPYGERLSEEKEVQKLLRSLGRSYLDMPTWSFFAITSTKAFEEYFGHKADKRRKLFNGRIETQYYQYLGPLPPRNKAPQSS, from the coding sequence ATGGCTCAATTGCAATTGATTGCAACCTCGGCGATGGGACTCGAGGCTGTTGTTGCCCGGGAACTGAAGCAACTGGGGTATGAAGATGTTACAATCGACAACGGCCGGGTTTTCTTCACAGGAGATTATATTGATATATGCCGTTGTAATCTGTGGCTGAGAAGTTCGGATCGTGTATTGGTGAAAATGGGTGAATTCCCTGCCACAACATTCGACGAATTGTTTGAAGGCACCAAAGCACTGCCTTGGGAAGAGTGGATTCCAGCCGACGGCGAATTCCCTGTAGAGGGTCGTTCTCAAAAATCCCAGTTAAGCAGTGTGCCTGCATCACAAGGGATAGTGAAAAAAGCAATCGTAGAGAAACTGAAGCTGACTTATGACACAGAGTGGTTCCCAGAGGATGGGTCTCGTTATGTGATTGAGGTCATTCTGCTGAACGATCGCGCCCTGCTTACTTTAGATACGACGGGACCAGGTCTGCATAAACGGGGTTATCGTAAACTCGTCACCGAAGCGCCACTGAAAGAAACACTTGCTGCCGCTCTTATTCAGCTCAGCCGCTGGAATGTATCCCGTCCATTCTATGACCCGTGCTGTGGATCAGGCACAATGCTGATCGAAGCTGCTATGATCGGCTGGAACATTGCACCAGGACTTCGTCGGACCTTCAACTCTGAGGACTGGGCTGTCATTCCTGAAGAATTATGGGAACAGGCACGCGAAGAAGCATTCGATGCTGTTCGTGACGATGTCCCGTTACAGATTTCAGGTAGCGATATTGATCCTGAAGCGATTGAAGTTGCTATGGCAGCGATCAAAAGTGCTGGCTTCGCCAAAGATATTGAAGTCAGCGTCCTGCCCGCTCATCGTGCAAGACCACAGGGTGAATATGGTGTCATCATCACCAATCCCCCATATGGTGAACGTTTGAGTGAAGAAAAAGAAGTTCAGAAGTTGCTCCGCTCATTAGGGCGCAGTTACCTCGACATGCCAACATGGTCCTTTTTTGCAATCACGTCGACCAAGGCTTTCGAGGAGTATTTCGGTCATAAGGCAGACAAACGTCGTAAGTTGTTCAACGGACGAATTGAAACCCAGTACTATCAGTATTTAGGCCCACTGCCCCCACGAAATAAAGCACCACAATCTTCGTAA
- a CDS encoding DUF4261 domain-containing protein: protein MTNESKEFNEANTESNETNETPSGFHPVYMVELLFRERPEVDRLRLQEAMIRHTGQVRLDVKQESGGQKHEMLVFYHLDHKVSFQEGDIPAQTCMLPVNEITDRARFGGALQQAWHWPEVGQVVEASRYSIRIHDMFTAAMPRKQRLELFQKTVLAIMESLTCDALYWYGSDKLVEPEAYTQAQEREEHLYAAMNVRMYQAGGTEEQRGLVMDTVGLSALGVPDVQCHFVGLDPDTVAQTLLGAAYYIFDQGDVLQDGQTLGSSGGRRWRCEHQAALIAPGRYVIDLDPGDEHAAADLEPARQN from the coding sequence ATGACAAATGAATCAAAAGAATTCAATGAAGCAAATACTGAAAGTAACGAAACAAATGAAACACCTTCCGGATTCCATCCGGTGTATATGGTTGAACTCTTGTTCCGGGAACGTCCAGAGGTGGATCGCCTGCGTTTGCAGGAAGCAATGATTCGCCATACAGGACAAGTCCGACTGGATGTGAAACAAGAGAGCGGAGGGCAAAAGCATGAGATGCTTGTCTTCTATCATCTGGACCACAAGGTATCCTTTCAGGAAGGGGATATCCCTGCTCAGACTTGTATGCTTCCTGTGAATGAAATTACGGATCGTGCACGTTTTGGCGGTGCTCTGCAACAAGCATGGCATTGGCCGGAAGTGGGACAGGTTGTAGAAGCTTCGCGGTACTCCATCCGGATACATGATATGTTCACGGCTGCCATGCCTCGAAAACAGCGATTGGAGCTGTTTCAGAAGACTGTGCTGGCAATCATGGAAAGTTTGACCTGTGATGCGCTGTATTGGTATGGCAGTGATAAGCTGGTTGAACCTGAAGCATATACGCAAGCTCAGGAACGTGAGGAACATCTGTATGCAGCCATGAACGTTCGAATGTATCAAGCCGGAGGTACAGAGGAGCAGCGCGGGTTGGTCATGGATACCGTGGGATTATCTGCGCTGGGTGTACCTGATGTCCAGTGTCACTTCGTCGGTCTTGATCCGGATACGGTGGCTCAGACCTTACTGGGTGCAGCGTATTACATATTTGATCAGGGGGATGTCCTGCAAGATGGACAGACGCTGGGTTCCTCAGGTGGACGTCGCTGGCGTTGTGAACATCAGGCGGCATTGATTGCACCTGGACGATATGTTATTGATTTGGACCCGGGGGATGAGCATGCCGCGGCTGATCTCGAGCCGGCTCGTCAGAACTGA
- a CDS encoding DsbA family oxidoreductase, translating into MNIEIWSDFLCPFCYIGKRRLENVLEQFPHRDEVKLQFKSFELDPNAALNPGKTNSEYLAAKYNMSVEQAKGMNAQMNANARTAGLEYNIDAMIPTNSFSAHRLTHWADTQGKALELSERIFQAVFIEGKHSGDPEVLAQLAEEVGLDRDAATAVLSSDQFTDNVRADQAEGEQLGIRGVPFFVFDRKFAVSGAQPDEVFLDAIQKAWDDRSPFTMVESNTTETDGSGICTDDGCEVPPSNSNK; encoded by the coding sequence ATGAATATTGAGATATGGTCTGATTTTCTGTGCCCTTTCTGTTATATCGGCAAACGCCGTCTGGAGAATGTACTGGAACAGTTCCCACACCGTGATGAAGTGAAGCTGCAATTCAAAAGCTTCGAGCTTGATCCAAACGCTGCATTGAACCCAGGCAAAACCAATTCGGAATATCTGGCTGCCAAATATAATATGAGCGTGGAACAGGCCAAAGGTATGAATGCCCAGATGAATGCCAATGCTCGCACGGCAGGACTGGAATACAATATCGATGCCATGATCCCTACGAACTCCTTCTCAGCTCACCGCTTGACACACTGGGCAGATACACAAGGTAAAGCGCTTGAACTGAGTGAACGAATCTTCCAAGCTGTGTTTATTGAAGGTAAACACTCCGGCGACCCTGAAGTGTTGGCTCAGTTAGCAGAGGAAGTTGGCTTGGATCGAGATGCAGCTACGGCAGTGCTGTCCAGTGATCAATTCACCGACAATGTCCGAGCCGACCAAGCGGAAGGCGAGCAACTCGGCATCCGCGGTGTACCGTTCTTTGTATTCGACCGCAAGTTCGCCGTATCAGGTGCTCAGCCTGACGAGGTGTTCCTGGATGCCATTCAAAAAGCATGGGACGATCGTTCCCCATTCACCATGGTTGAATCCAACACAACAGAAACAGACGGCAGTGGCATCTGCACAGATGACGGATGCGAAGTGCCACCATCCAATTCGAATAAATAA
- a CDS encoding DUF1450 domain-containing protein, which yields MANDIRVCEKCNHVRLKSIVPKLQKMAPDTEIKIGCKSYCGPCAKRAFVFINGRYISAPTEEEVLAKVAKFVK from the coding sequence ATGGCTAACGATATCCGCGTATGCGAAAAGTGTAATCATGTCCGACTGAAATCGATTGTACCCAAGCTGCAAAAAATGGCTCCAGACACGGAGATCAAGATTGGGTGCAAATCCTATTGCGGTCCTTGCGCGAAACGTGCATTTGTCTTTATCAATGGTCGGTATATCAGTGCGCCGACAGAAGAAGAAGTGCTCGCCAAAGTCGCAAAGTTTGTGAAGTAA
- a CDS encoding Dabb family protein, translating into MIKHIVLFKMKDRSAESIEAAAQVLRNLEGKIDVLVSLEIGIDVLRSERSFDISLTAEFASLEDLQAYQVHPLHQEVIKYMNEVREQSIAVDYEI; encoded by the coding sequence ATGATAAAACATATTGTTCTGTTCAAAATGAAAGATCGCTCAGCAGAAAGTATTGAAGCTGCAGCCCAGGTGCTTCGCAATCTGGAAGGTAAAATTGATGTCCTGGTTTCACTTGAAATCGGGATTGATGTGCTTCGCTCGGAGAGATCGTTCGACATTTCACTCACGGCGGAGTTTGCGTCACTGGAGGATCTTCAGGCGTATCAGGTACACCCGCTTCATCAGGAAGTTATCAAGTACATGAACGAAGTCAGAGAACAGTCAATTGCAGTGGACTACGAAATCTGA
- a CDS encoding HepT-like ribonuclease domain-containing protein yields MYYVNREQIARRLAAVPEVAEGLRGAAEAWDGSLMLGMVQERCLHLAIEIVTDVGSYLIDGFIMRDASSYDDIIQINYEEKVFDNPTYEILRQLVTLRKPLVQDYYTWERSELHPLSVELPSILEHFTTQVSAYVEKELGPFNTAQAEGQRKE; encoded by the coding sequence ATGTATTATGTGAACAGAGAACAGATTGCCCGCCGGCTTGCTGCTGTACCGGAAGTAGCTGAAGGGCTTCGCGGGGCAGCAGAAGCTTGGGATGGCAGTCTCATGCTTGGGATGGTACAGGAACGTTGTCTTCACCTGGCGATCGAGATTGTTACCGATGTGGGAAGTTATCTGATAGACGGCTTCATCATGAGAGATGCGAGCAGCTATGATGATATTATTCAGATTAATTATGAAGAAAAGGTTTTTGATAATCCAACCTATGAGATATTGCGTCAGCTTGTCACGTTACGCAAGCCACTGGTGCAGGATTATTACACCTGGGAGCGGTCTGAGCTCCACCCACTTAGCGTAGAGTTGCCGAGTATACTTGAACATTTTACTACTCAGGTTAGTGCCTACGTGGAAAAAGAACTTGGTCCTTTCAATACGGCACAGGCCGAGGGACAGCGTAAGGAATGA
- a CDS encoding LTA synthase family protein, whose product MVVTRPTRSSMPRGLINHPLTSYLIFLVLMLLKLMWLHHNLHAYNITMGLLDKVIAIGSLLLLSFWAWLLPRRGMIVSLAVLNLLLTGLIYADMVYYRYFQDFLTIPVLLQARQVDALGDSIATLIYTSDLWFFADWLVVIPFAAIILFSRRYRSKHSSASAHGYGSYSYNDGKTRLRRRLTAGSIALVLGLGLAVGPIYFYSKTWAKGLFDNNWWNVSMYNVTGLLAFHGYDLYNYAKDHIGSGPQADPADVEQAKTFFAERQGTAPQNDALFGKYKDSNVIIVQGEAFMNFMIGQSIGGQEITPHFNELMKESQYYSHFYHQTGQGRTSDADFGANISLHPLPVGSAFVRYADHTYDSLPSILKDNGYNTNVFHAYESGFWNRYTMYQNMKYDKFYSKNDFAHDDPLGWSLSDESFFRQSVEKMSSEVTEPFYSFLITLTSHHPYTLPKEKQQLDVGEFQGTMFGNYLQSVHYVDSALGKMVEDLKNRGLWENTIFMFYGDHDNSIKEQSQYEQFLGRSLNELDMAQIMNEVPLLVHLPDGAAAGTIDEPSGQLDITPSVLHLLGVSDLSYYHMGNDVYDGSERTVVLRNGAFSDGSVFYIPSDDYIYENGACYDLSTRDKTDINACRPAHDEAAKRLHVSDTVITYDLIQRFREEDSSTTTSQ is encoded by the coding sequence ATGGTTGTCACTCGGCCTACGCGCAGCTCCATGCCACGCGGGCTTATAAATCATCCATTAACGTCATATCTTATTTTTCTTGTGCTCATGCTGCTCAAACTCATGTGGCTCCATCACAATCTGCACGCTTATAACATTACGATGGGACTGCTGGATAAAGTCATTGCTATTGGATCTTTACTACTCTTGTCCTTCTGGGCCTGGTTGCTGCCACGTAGAGGCATGATCGTGTCTCTCGCCGTGCTTAACCTGCTGCTTACCGGACTAATCTATGCCGATATGGTGTATTATCGCTATTTCCAGGATTTCTTGACCATCCCGGTATTGTTGCAGGCGAGACAAGTTGACGCATTGGGTGACAGCATCGCTACATTGATCTACACAAGTGATCTCTGGTTCTTTGCCGACTGGCTTGTCGTCATTCCGTTTGCAGCTATCATACTGTTCAGCAGACGTTACCGTTCGAAGCACTCCAGTGCGTCGGCACATGGCTATGGGAGTTATTCGTATAACGATGGCAAGACACGGCTGCGCCGCCGTCTCACGGCTGGCAGCATTGCCCTTGTGCTGGGACTTGGCCTAGCAGTCGGCCCGATTTATTTTTATAGCAAAACATGGGCCAAAGGCCTGTTCGATAACAACTGGTGGAATGTATCCATGTACAATGTGACCGGACTACTCGCTTTTCACGGTTATGATCTGTACAACTATGCCAAAGACCACATCGGCTCCGGGCCGCAGGCTGACCCCGCTGATGTTGAACAAGCAAAAACGTTCTTCGCTGAAAGGCAAGGAACTGCCCCGCAGAATGATGCCTTGTTTGGCAAATATAAAGACAGCAATGTGATCATTGTCCAGGGTGAGGCTTTTATGAACTTCATGATTGGCCAGAGCATTGGCGGTCAGGAGATCACGCCCCATTTTAACGAACTGATGAAGGAAAGCCAGTATTATAGTCACTTTTATCACCAGACCGGTCAGGGCAGAACGTCAGATGCCGATTTTGGCGCAAACATTTCCCTGCATCCACTTCCGGTTGGATCAGCCTTTGTACGATATGCAGACCATACGTATGATTCCCTTCCTTCCATCCTGAAGGATAACGGGTATAACACCAATGTATTTCACGCTTATGAGAGTGGCTTCTGGAATCGGTATACGATGTATCAGAATATGAAGTACGACAAGTTTTATAGTAAAAATGATTTTGCACACGATGACCCGCTTGGCTGGTCCCTGTCTGATGAATCCTTTTTCCGGCAATCCGTTGAGAAAATGAGTAGTGAGGTGACCGAACCGTTCTATTCCTTCCTAATCACTCTTACCAGTCACCATCCGTATACCTTGCCAAAAGAGAAGCAGCAACTGGATGTAGGCGAGTTCCAGGGAACCATGTTTGGTAACTATCTGCAGTCCGTTCATTACGTGGATTCGGCACTGGGTAAGATGGTTGAGGATCTGAAAAATCGGGGCTTATGGGAGAATACCATCTTTATGTTCTACGGGGATCACGACAACTCGATTAAGGAACAATCACAATACGAGCAATTTCTGGGACGTTCATTGAACGAACTCGATATGGCACAGATTATGAACGAGGTTCCCCTGCTCGTGCATTTACCGGACGGAGCAGCTGCCGGAACCATCGACGAACCTTCGGGACAACTGGACATCACACCATCCGTGCTGCATCTGCTCGGCGTGTCTGACCTTTCCTATTATCATATGGGTAACGACGTATATGACGGGTCTGAACGTACGGTTGTGCTGCGTAATGGCGCATTCTCGGATGGTTCTGTATTCTACATTCCATCGGATGATTATATCTACGAGAATGGCGCTTGTTATGACTTGTCCACACGTGACAAAACAGATATCAATGCTTGCCGTCCCGCTCATGATGAAGCAGCGAAGCGATTACATGTCTCGGACACGGTCATTACCTATGATTTGATTCAGCGCTTTCGAGAGGAAGACAGTTCAACAACAACATCGCAATGA